A region of the Geomonas subterranea genome:
GCAGACTCCCCGCTGGTCGGCACCGGCATGGAGCGCGTCGTGGCCCGCGATTCCGGGGTTTCCGCGGTCGCCCGCCACAACGGCGTGGTCGAGAGCGTCGACGCCTCCAGGATCGTCGTGAAGATCGACGAGGACCAGTACGACGCCACCGGCACCGGTGTCGACATCTACAACCTGATCAAGTTCGCCCGTTCCAACCAGAACACCTGCATCAACCAGAGGCCGGTGGTGAAGGTGGGCGACCATGTCAAGGCCGGCGACATCATTGCTGACGGCCCCTCCACCGACATGGGCGAGCTGGCTCTGGGCCAGAACGTGCTGATCGCGTTCATGCCGTGGGGCGGCTACAACTACGAGGACTCCATCCTCATCTCGGAGCGCCTGGTAAAAGACGACCGCTACACCTCGATCCACATCGAGGAGTTCGAGGCCGTGGCCCGCGACACCAAGCTCGGCAAGGAAGAGATCACCTCCGACATCCCGAACCTCGGCGAGGAGACCCTCAAGGACCTCGACGAGTCGGGCATCATCAGGATCGGCGCCGAGGTTCGTCCGGGCGACATCCTGGTCGGTAAGATCACCCCGAAAGGCGAGACCCAGCTCTCTCCGGAAGAGAAGCTCCTCAGGGCTATCTTCGGCGAGAAGGCCGGCGACGTGCGCGACACTTCGCTTCGCGTTCCGCCGGGGGTCGAGGGCACCGTCATCGGCGCCAAGATCTTCTCCAGGAAGGGTGCCGACAAGGACGCCCGTACCGAGATCATCGAGAAAGCCGAAGAGCAGCGCCTGCGCAAAGACGAGCAGGACGAGATCCGCATCATCCGCGACTCGGCCATCGGCAAGCTGAAAAAACTCCTGGTGGGCAAGACCGCCGCCGTGAAGATAGAGGGTACCGACGGCAAGGTGCTGATCCCGAAAGGGGCAGCCATCACCGAGGAGATGCTGAAGTCGTTCTCCATGGACCGCTGGGACGAGATCTCCATCGCCGATGATGATACCATCGACGAGAAAGTGGCCCAGACCCTGTCCACGCTGAACCAGCAGATCGACATCATCAAGTACGTCTTCGACGACAAGGTGCAGAAGCTGCGTCGCGGCGACGACCTGCCGCCGGGCGTCATCAAGATGGTCAAGGTCTACATCGCCATCAAGCGTAAGCTCCAGGTGGGCGATAAGATGGCAGGCCGTCACGGTAACAAGGGCGTCGTTTCCAGGATCCTCCCGGAAGAGGATATGCCGTACATGGAAGACGGTCGTCCGGTTGAGATCGTGCTCAACCCGCTTGGCGTACCTTCCCGTATGAACGTGGGGCAGATCCTTGAGATGCACCTCGGCTGGGGCGCCAAGGGGCTTGGCTGGAAGATCGAAGAGTTCCTCGAGAAGAACGCCCCACACGACGAGATCAAGAGGTTCCTGAAGGGCGCGTACGACAACCCGGAAATGGACCGCTTCCTCGACACCCTGGAGGGGGAGGAGCTTCTCAACGTAGCACGGCGCCTCAAGCGCGGCATCCCGATGTCGTCGCCGGTCTTCGAGGGGGCGAGCGAGGAGTCGATCCAGTCCATGCTGACCCACGCGGGCTTCAGCACCACCGGCCAGGTCACCCTGTACGACGGCAAGAGCGGCGACAAGTTCATGCACCAGGTAACCGTCGGGATCATGTACTTCCTGAAGCTGCACCACCTGGTCGACGACAAGATCCACGCCAGGAGCATCGGTCCCTACTCCCTGGTCACCCAGCAGCCGCTGGGCGGCAAGGCGCAGTTCGGTGGCCAGCGACTCGGGGAGATGGAGGTCTGGGCGATGGAGGCCTACGGCGCCGCGTACGCGCTGCAGGAGTTCCTTACCGTCAAGTCCGACGACGTGGCCGGGCGCACCAGGATGTACGAGGCCATCGTCAAAGGGAAGCACACCCTGGAGCCGGGCCTGCCCGAGTCGTTCAACGTCCTCATCAAGGAACTGCAGTCCCTTGGTCTCGACGTGGAGCTCCTGGAAGGCGACGAGGACTAGGACATTGTTTTTTCTGACCGGTCCGACTAGTCTGACTAGTCCGGCCGGTCAGAGTCCGACTGCCCGATGCGCCGCTTAACACCGATAACGTAACTCCTACCGCTAAGGAGGAAAATACTTTGGAAGATATTTTCAATTTTTTCGATAAGCCGAAAGATCCGCTCCACTTCTCGTCCATCAAGATCTCGATCTCCTCGCCGGACAAGATCCGCGAGCGCTCCTTCGGGGAAGTGAAGAAGCCGGAAACCATCAACTACCGCACCTTCAAGCCGGAGCGCGATGGCCTCTTCTGCGCCAAGATCTTCGGACCGACCAAGGACTACGAGTGCAACTGCGGCAAGTACAAGCGCATGAAGCACCGCGGTATCGTCTGCGAGAAGTGCGGCGTCGAGGTCATCCCGTCCAAGGTGCGCCGCGAGCGCCTGGGTCACATCGACCTGGCCACCCCGGTGGCGCACATCTGGTTCCTCAAGTCCCTGCCGTCCCGTATCGGCAACCTGATGGACATCACCCTGAAGGACCTCGAGAAGGTACTCTACTTCGAGGCCTACGTGGTGACCGACCCGAAGGAAACCGGCATGCCGTTCGGCACCGTGCTCTCCGAGGACCAGTACCAGAAGGCCCTCGAGGAGTACAACTACGGCTTCGAGGCCGGCATGGGCGCGGCGGCAATCCGCACCTGCCTCACCTCGATGGACCTGGACCAGCTCTCCGAGCAGCTTCGTATCGAGATGCAGGAGGCAACCTCCGAGGCCAAGCGCAAGAAGACCGCCAAGCGCCTCAAGGTCATCGAGGCCTTCAAGAACTCGGGCAACAAGCCGGAGTGGATGATCCTCGAGTGCATACCGGTGCTGCCGCCGGAACTGCGCCCGCTGGTGCCGCTCGACGGCGGCCGCTTCGCTACGAGCGACCTCAACGACCTGTACCGTCGCGTCATCAACCGCAACAACCGCTTGAAGCGCCTGATGGAACTGCAGGCCCCCGAGGTCATCATCAGGAACGAGAAGCGCATGCTGCAGGAGGCGGTCGACGCGCTGTTCGACAACGGCCGCCGCGGACGCGCCATCGCCGGCCCCAACAAGCGTCCGCTCAAGTCGCTCTCCGACATGCTCAAAGGCAAGTCGGGCCGCTTCCGCCAGAACCTTCTCGGTAAGCGTGTCGACTACTCCGGCCGTTCCGTTATCGTCGTCGGTCCGGAGCTGCGCCTGCACCAGTGCGGTCTGCCCAAGAAGATGGCCCTCGAACTCTTCAAGCCGTTCATCTACAACAAGCTCGAGGAGCGCGGCTTCGTCACCACCATCAAGAGCGCCAAGAAGATGGTGGAGAAGGAGAAGCCGGAAGTCTGGGACGTGCTCGAGGAGGTCATCAAGGAGCACCCGGTGCTGCTGAACCGCGCCCCGACCCTGCACCGCCTCGGCATCCAGGCCTTCGAGCCGGTACTCATCGAGGGCAAGGCGATCCAGCTCCACCCGCTGGTCTGCACCGCCTTTAACGCCGACTTCGACGGTGACCAGATGGCAGTCCACCTCCCCCTCTCGGTTGAGAGCCAGGTGGAGGCGCGCGTCCTCATGATGTCGACCAACAACATCCTGTCGCCGGCGCACGGCAAGCCGATCATCGTGCCGAGCCAGGACATGGTCCTCGGCATCTACTACATGACCCGCGAGAAGCACTTCGCGCAGGGCGAAGGGAAGATCTTCGCCTCCCCCGACGAGGTGTCCATCGCCTGGGACGCGGCCGAGGTGCACCTCCAGGCCCGCATCAAGGTCAGGATGAAAAACCTCGTTACCGACGAGAAGCCGGCCATCATCGAGACCACCGTCGGGCGCGTCCTGCTGCGCGAGATCCTGCCCGACCTGGTGCCGTTCTCGGCGGTCAACAAGGTCATGACCAAGAAGGAGCTCTCCAACCTGGTCGACACCTGCTACCGTCTGGCCGGCAACAAGGAAACCGTCATCCTCGCCGACAAGCTGAAGTCGATCGGCTTCCGCTACGCGGCGAAGGCGGGTATCTCCATCTCCATCAACGACATGGTGATCCCGGAAGGTAAACCGGCCATCATCAACCGCGCCACCGAAGAGGTGCAGGAGATCCAGAACCAGTACACCGAGGGCCTCATCACCGACGGCGAGCGCTACAACAAGGTTATCGACATCTGGGCGAAATCGACCGAGGACATCGCGAAAGAGATGCTGGACAACCTCTCCCGCGATACCATCACCGATCCGCAGGGGAACGAAGTGAAGGTGCCGTCCTTCAACGCGATCCACATGATGGCCGACTCCGGCGCAAGGGGTAGCGCCCAGCAGATCCGCCAGCTGGCGGGGATGAGGGGACTCATGGCCAAGCCGTCCGGCGAGATCATCGAGACCCCGATCACCGCGAACTTCCGCGAAGGCCTCACCGTGCTCCAGTACTTCATCTCCACCCACGGTGCACGTAAGGGTCTGGCCGATACCGCGCTCAAGACGGCGAACTCCGGTTACCTCACCCGCCGTCTGGTCGACGTCGCCCAGGACGCCATCATCACCGAGGAGGATTGCGGCACCATCGACGGCCTGACCGTCTCCTCCCTCACCGAGGGTGGCGAGGTCATCGAGCACATCGGCGACCGTATCCTCGGCCGTGTGGCCCTGGACGACATCCTCGACCCGGTCACCGGTGACGTGCTGGTGGCGGCGAACCAGGAGATCGACGAGACCCTGGTGTCCAGGATCGAGGCCGCCGGTCTCGAGAAGGTCAAGATCCGCTCGGTGCTCACCTGCGAGAGCCGTCGCGGCATCTGCGCCAAGTGCTACGGTCGTGACCTGGCGCGCGGCCACCTGGTGAACCGCGGCGAGGCGGTCGGCGTCATCGCCGCCCAGTCCATCGGCGAGCCGGGTACCCAGCTGACCATGCGTACCTTCCACATCGGTGGTACCGCATCCCGTCGCGCCGAGCAGACCTCCATGGATGCCAGGAACGAAGGCTACGCCAAGTTCATCAACCTGCACTACGTAACCAACTCCGAAGGGCACCACATCGTTATGAACCGTAACGGTGAACTGGCCATCGTGGACGAGACCGGGCGCGAGCGCGAGAAGTACGGCATCGTCTACGGCGCCAAGATCAAGGTCAGCCCGGAAGAGAAGGTCACCCAGGGACAGTCGCTGGCCGAGTGGGACCCGTACACCATGCCGATCCTCACCGAGATCTCCGGCCGCATCAAGTTCGGGGACGTCATCGAGGGCGTCACCATGGAGGAGCAGGTCGACGAAGTCACCGGTCTCTCCAGGAAGGTCATCATCGAAACCCGCGACGCCGACAAGCGTCCGCGCATCACCATCAAGGACGAGTCCGGCAAGACCGCCAAGATCGGCGAGAGCATGGCGCGCTACTACCTGCCGGTGGGCTCCAACATCAACGCGATGGAAGACACCGTGGTCGCCGCAGGTGACGTGATCGCCAAGATCCCGCGCGAAACGACCAAGACCAAGGACATCACCGGTGGTCTGCCGCGCGTCGCCGAGCTCTTCGAGGCGAGAAAGCCGAAGGACTTCGCGGTCATCACCGAGATCGACGGCGTGGTCGCCTTCGGCAAGGACGCCAAAGGGAAGCGCAAGGTCATCGTCACCCCCGAGGTGGGCGAGCCCAAGGAATACCTCATCCCCAAAGGGAAGCACATCAGCGTCCACGAAGGGGACCATGTCCGCGCCGGCGAGGCGCTCATGGACGGCTCCTCCAACCCGCACGACATCCTGCGCGTACTGGGCCAGAAGGAACTGGCCAAGTACCTGGTCGACGAGGTCCAGGAGGTCTACCGTCTCCAGGGCGTCAAGATCAACGACAAGCACATCGAGACCATCGTACGTCAGATGCTGCGCCGCGTCAGGGTGAAGGACGTGGGCGATACCAACCTCCTGATCGACGATCAGATCGAGCGTTGGGTCTTTGAGGAAGAAAACGAGAAGGCGATGGACAAAGGCGGGCGTCCTGCCACGGCAGAGTCCCTGCTCCTCGGCATAACCAAGGCGTCGCTCTCGACTGAGTCATTTATTTCTGCTGCTTCCTTCCAGGAAACAACAAAAGTCTTGACACAGGCATCAATAGAAGGTAAGGTCGACAGTCTGCGTGGTCTGAAGGAAAACGTGATCATGGGCCGCCTGATCCCGGCGGGTACGGGATTGGCTCTTTACCGCAACCTGCGCATGGTTGCTGAGGAGCCAGTAATCATTCCGGAGCCAGTTGAGCCGGAAGATGAAGAGATCTACGAAGAAGAAGCCTAGTCCAGTATCCGGCCAGTGAGAGCGGGTTCCCCGCTTCACTGGCCGGCGTCTCACTTTTATCAAATAAAACTTGACAAGCACGTACGTTATTGCTATTTTCGTCGCTTCCGCGCGCGGGGTACGTCTGTGCGTGGAGAAGAAACGCGTGAGAGGAATGTATGCCAACTATTAATCAGCTTATTCGTCACGGTCGGGAGTCAAAGGGTGAAAAATCCACTGCTCCGGCACTCAGGAGCTGCCCGCAGAAGAGGGGCGTTTGCACCAGGGTTTACACCACAACCCCGAAGAAACCGAACTCCGCGCTTCGTAAAGTCGCCAGGGTCAGGCTTACCAACGGCGTCGAGGTGACCTCCTACATTCCGGGTGTTGGTCACAACCTCCAGGAACACTCCGTCGTCCTGATCAGGGGCGGCAGGGTAAAGGACCTTCCGGGTGTTCGTTACCACATCGTCCGTGGCACGCTCGACTCTGTCGGCGTCAAGGGTCGCATGAAGAGCCGTTCCAAGTACGGTGCGAAGAGGCCCAAGTAACCGTACGGTGCAGAAAGACCCAAGTAACCGATTTTAAGTGAGAGGTTAAGACATGCCAAGAAGAAGAGAAGTAGCAAAGCGGGTGATCCTCCCGGATCCGAAATACGGTGACAGGGTGGTTGCCAAGCTGATCAATATAATCATGCTGGACGGCAAGAAGTCCACCGCCGAGAAGGCTCTCTACGGTGCCCTCGAGATCGCGGCCGGCAAGGCCGGCGACGAGCCGGTCAAGGTGCTCAAGAAGTGCCTGGACAACATCAAGCCGATGCTGGAAGTCAAATCCCGCAGGGTCGGCGGCTCCACCTACCAGGTTCCGGTCGAAGTCCGTCCGGAGCGTCGCATGTCCCTGGCCATGCGCTGGCTGGTGAAGTACTCCAACGCCCGCAGCGAGAAGACCGTCACCGACAAGCTTGCGGGCGAGATCCTCGACGCCTACAACAACCGTGGTTCCGCGGTCAAGAAGCGTGAGGACACCCACAAGATGGCAGAGGCCAACCGCGCCTTCGCCCATTACCGCTGGTAGTCCGCGGCGGCACCCTTTAAGGCTTAGAAAGCAACTCGGAGGAACAGTAAGTGGCACGTCAGGTTTCGTTGGAAATGACCCGTAATATCGGGATCATGGCTCACATAGATGCAGGGAAGACCACCACCACGGAGCGTATTCTCTATTACACCGGTGTTTCCCACAAGATCGGCGAGGTCCATGACGGCGCCGCTACTATGGACTGGATGGCTCAGGAGCAGGAGCGTGGTATCACCATCACCTCCGCCGCTACCACCTGTAACTGGAAAGACCACCGTATCAACATCATCGACACCCCGGGTCACGTCGACTTCACCATCGAGGTCGAGCGTTCCCTGCGTGTTCTCGACGGCGCAGTCGCCGTTTTCTGTTCGGTGGGTGGCGTCGAGCCGCAGTCCGAGACCGTATGGCGTCAGGCCGACAAGTACCGCGTTCCGCGTATCGCGTTCATCAACAAGATGGACCGTATCGGCGCAGACTTCTTCCGCGGCATCGCCATGATCAAGGACCGTCTCAAGGCCAACCCGGTTGCCCTGCAGATCCCGATCGGTTCCGAGGAGAACTACAAGGGTCTCGTCGACCTGATCGAGATGAAAGGGATGGTCTTCAACGATGAGACCATGGGCGCCGTGTACGATGTCGTCGACATCCCGGCCGACCTCGTAGACCAGGCCAACGAGTACCGCGAGCTCCTGATCGAGGAAGTATCTTCCCACGACGACGCGCTGATGGAGAAATACCTGGGCGGCGAGGAGATCTCCAACGCCGAGCTGAAAGCGGCCATCCGCCAGGCGACCCTCGACATCAAGATCTGCCCGGTCATCTGCGGCTCCGCCTTCAAGAACAAGGGCGTGCAGCACCTGCTCGACGCGGTGCTCGACTACATGCCGGCCCCGACCGACATCCCGGCTATCCAGGGCGTCGACGCCAACACCGAGGCACCGATCGAGCGTCATGCTTCCGATACCGAGCCGTTCTCGGCCCTGGGCTTCAAGATCATGACCGACCCGTTCGTGGGGCAGCTCTGCTTCTTCCGCGTCTACTCCGGCGTGATCCAGTCCGGCTCCTACGTGTACAACGCCACCAAGGGCAAGCGCGAGAGGATCGGCCGTATTCTCAAGATGCACGCCAACAAGCGTGAAGAGATCAAGGAAGTCTACGCCGGCGACATCGCCGCCGCGGTAGGCCTCAAATACACCACCACCGGCGACACCCTGTGCGACGAGGACCACGCGGTCATCCTCGAGTCCATCGAGTTCCCGGAGCCGGTTATCTCCATCGCCATCGAGCCGAAAACCAAGGCCGACCAGGAGAAGCTGGGCCTGTCCCTCGGCAAGCTCGCTTCCGAGGACCCCTCCTTCCGCGTCAAGACCGACGAGGAAACCGGCCAGACCATCATCTCCGGCATGGGCGAATTGCACCTCGAGATCATCGTGGACCGTCTCTTCCGCGAGTTCAAGGTCGAGGCGAACGTCGGCAAGCCGCAGGTTGCTTACCGCGAGACCATCACCAAGAAGGTCAAGGCCGAAGGGAAGTTCGTACGTCAGTCCGGCGGCCGCGGTCAGTTCGGTCACGTCTGGCTCGAGATCGAGCCGCAGGAGGCCGGCAAGGGCTACGAGTTCGTCGACGCCATCAAGGGCGGCGTCGTTCCCCGCGAGTACATCCCGGCGGTCGACAAGGGTATCAAAGAGTCGCTGGACAACGGCGTTATGGCCGGCTTCCCGGTGGTTGACGTCAAGGTCACCCTGGTCGACGGTTCCTACCACGAGGTCGACTCCTCGGAGATGGCATTCAAGATCGCAGGTTCCATGGGCTTCAAAGAGGGTTGCGCAAAGGCGTCCCCGATCATCCTGGAGCCGATCATGTCGGTTGAAGTCGTGGTTCCCGAAGAGTACATGGGCGACGTCATCGGCGACCTGAACTCCCGCCGTGGCCGCATCATGGGCATGGAAGGGCGCGCAGGCGCACAGGTCGTCACCGCGATGGTGCCGCTGGCCCAGATGTTCGGTTACTCCACCGACCTGCGCTCCGCCACCCAGGGTCGTGCGACCTACTCCATGACCTTCGATCATTACGAGCCGGTACCGAAGTCGGTTGCCGAGGAAATAGTAGCGAAGGCCAAAGGCTAAATAATTCAATTTCCCTACTGAGGAGGATTCCGAAATGGCAAAAGCTAAATTTGAAAGAACTAAGCCGCACGTAAACATCGGCACCATCGGCCACGTCGACCACGGCAAGACCACCCTGACCGCAGCTATCACCAAGGTGCTCGCCGGCAAAGGCCAGGCCGAGTTCAAGGCGTTCGACCAGATCGACAACGCTCCGGAAGAGCGTGAGCGCGGCATCACCATCGCCACCGCACACGTCGAGTACGAGACCGACAAGCGTCACTACGCTCACGTCGACTGCCCGGGCCACGCCGACTACGTCAAGAACATGATCACCGGTGCTGCGCAGATGGACGGCGCGATCCTGGTTGTTTCCGCAGCTGACGGCCCGATGCCGCAGACCCGCGAGCACATCCTGCTCGCACGTCAGGTCGGCGTCCCCTACATCGTCGTGTTCCTGAACAAGGCCGACATGGTGGACGACGAGGAGCTCCTCGAGCTGGTCGAGCTGGAAGTTCGCGAACTCCTCTCCTCCTACGACTTCCCGGGCGACGATATCCCGATCATCAAGGGTTCCGCTCTGAAGGGCCTCGAGGGTGACCAGGGCGAGCTGGGCGAGCAGGCCATCATGAAGCTGATGGACGCCGTCGACGCCTACATCCCGGAGCCGCAGCGCGCCATCGACAAGCCGTTCCTCATGCCGGTCGAGGACGTGTTCTCCATCTCCGGTCGTGGTACCGTCGCCACCGGTCGTGTCGAGCGCGGCATCGTCAAGGTCGGCGAAGAGGTCGAGATCGTCGGCATCAAGGCAACCACCAAGACCACCGTTACCGGCGTCGAGATGTTCCGTAAGCTCCTCGACGAGGGTCGCGCTGGCGACAACATCGGCGCCCTGCTGCGCGGTGTGAAGCGTGAGGAGATCGAGCGTGGCCAGGTTCTCGCCAAGCCGGGCTCCATCACCCCGCACACCAAGTTCAAGGCAGAAGCCTACATCCTGTCCAAGGAAGAGGGCGGCCGTCACACCCCGTTCTTCAACGGCTACCGTCCGCAGTTCTACTTCAGGACCACCGACGTTACCGGCGTGGTTGACCTCGAGGCCGGTGTCGAGATGGTTATGCCGGGCGACAACGTCTCGGTAACCGTCAACCTGATCACCCCGATCGCAATGGACGAAGGTCTGCGCTTCGCAATCCGCGAAGGCGGCCGTACCGTCG
Encoded here:
- the tuf gene encoding elongation factor Tu, producing the protein MAKAKFERTKPHVNIGTIGHVDHGKTTLTAAITKVLAGKGQAEFKAFDQIDNAPEERERGITIATAHVEYETDKRHYAHVDCPGHADYVKNMITGAAQMDGAILVVSAADGPMPQTREHILLARQVGVPYIVVFLNKADMVDDEELLELVELEVRELLSSYDFPGDDIPIIKGSALKGLEGDQGELGEQAIMKLMDAVDAYIPEPQRAIDKPFLMPVEDVFSISGRGTVATGRVERGIVKVGEEVEIVGIKATTKTTVTGVEMFRKLLDEGRAGDNIGALLRGVKREEIERGQVLAKPGSITPHTKFKAEAYILSKEEGGRHTPFFNGYRPQFYFRTTDVTGVVDLEAGVEMVMPGDNVSVTVNLITPIAMDEGLRFAIREGGRTVGAGVVASIIE
- the rpoC gene encoding DNA-directed RNA polymerase subunit beta'; amino-acid sequence: MEDIFNFFDKPKDPLHFSSIKISISSPDKIRERSFGEVKKPETINYRTFKPERDGLFCAKIFGPTKDYECNCGKYKRMKHRGIVCEKCGVEVIPSKVRRERLGHIDLATPVAHIWFLKSLPSRIGNLMDITLKDLEKVLYFEAYVVTDPKETGMPFGTVLSEDQYQKALEEYNYGFEAGMGAAAIRTCLTSMDLDQLSEQLRIEMQEATSEAKRKKTAKRLKVIEAFKNSGNKPEWMILECIPVLPPELRPLVPLDGGRFATSDLNDLYRRVINRNNRLKRLMELQAPEVIIRNEKRMLQEAVDALFDNGRRGRAIAGPNKRPLKSLSDMLKGKSGRFRQNLLGKRVDYSGRSVIVVGPELRLHQCGLPKKMALELFKPFIYNKLEERGFVTTIKSAKKMVEKEKPEVWDVLEEVIKEHPVLLNRAPTLHRLGIQAFEPVLIEGKAIQLHPLVCTAFNADFDGDQMAVHLPLSVESQVEARVLMMSTNNILSPAHGKPIIVPSQDMVLGIYYMTREKHFAQGEGKIFASPDEVSIAWDAAEVHLQARIKVRMKNLVTDEKPAIIETTVGRVLLREILPDLVPFSAVNKVMTKKELSNLVDTCYRLAGNKETVILADKLKSIGFRYAAKAGISISINDMVIPEGKPAIINRATEEVQEIQNQYTEGLITDGERYNKVIDIWAKSTEDIAKEMLDNLSRDTITDPQGNEVKVPSFNAIHMMADSGARGSAQQIRQLAGMRGLMAKPSGEIIETPITANFREGLTVLQYFISTHGARKGLADTALKTANSGYLTRRLVDVAQDAIITEEDCGTIDGLTVSSLTEGGEVIEHIGDRILGRVALDDILDPVTGDVLVAANQEIDETLVSRIEAAGLEKVKIRSVLTCESRRGICAKCYGRDLARGHLVNRGEAVGVIAAQSIGEPGTQLTMRTFHIGGTASRRAEQTSMDARNEGYAKFINLHYVTNSEGHHIVMNRNGELAIVDETGREREKYGIVYGAKIKVSPEEKVTQGQSLAEWDPYTMPILTEISGRIKFGDVIEGVTMEEQVDEVTGLSRKVIIETRDADKRPRITIKDESGKTAKIGESMARYYLPVGSNINAMEDTVVAAGDVIAKIPRETTKTKDITGGLPRVAELFEARKPKDFAVITEIDGVVAFGKDAKGKRKVIVTPEVGEPKEYLIPKGKHISVHEGDHVRAGEALMDGSSNPHDILRVLGQKELAKYLVDEVQEVYRLQGVKINDKHIETIVRQMLRRVRVKDVGDTNLLIDDQIERWVFEEENEKAMDKGGRPATAESLLLGITKASLSTESFISAASFQETTKVLTQASIEGKVDSLRGLKENVIMGRLIPAGTGLALYRNLRMVAEEPVIIPEPVEPEDEEIYEEEA
- the fusA gene encoding elongation factor G; this translates as MARQVSLEMTRNIGIMAHIDAGKTTTTERILYYTGVSHKIGEVHDGAATMDWMAQEQERGITITSAATTCNWKDHRINIIDTPGHVDFTIEVERSLRVLDGAVAVFCSVGGVEPQSETVWRQADKYRVPRIAFINKMDRIGADFFRGIAMIKDRLKANPVALQIPIGSEENYKGLVDLIEMKGMVFNDETMGAVYDVVDIPADLVDQANEYRELLIEEVSSHDDALMEKYLGGEEISNAELKAAIRQATLDIKICPVICGSAFKNKGVQHLLDAVLDYMPAPTDIPAIQGVDANTEAPIERHASDTEPFSALGFKIMTDPFVGQLCFFRVYSGVIQSGSYVYNATKGKRERIGRILKMHANKREEIKEVYAGDIAAAVGLKYTTTGDTLCDEDHAVILESIEFPEPVISIAIEPKTKADQEKLGLSLGKLASEDPSFRVKTDEETGQTIISGMGELHLEIIVDRLFREFKVEANVGKPQVAYRETITKKVKAEGKFVRQSGGRGQFGHVWLEIEPQEAGKGYEFVDAIKGGVVPREYIPAVDKGIKESLDNGVMAGFPVVDVKVTLVDGSYHEVDSSEMAFKIAGSMGFKEGCAKASPIILEPIMSVEVVVPEEYMGDVIGDLNSRRGRIMGMEGRAGAQVVTAMVPLAQMFGYSTDLRSATQGRATYSMTFDHYEPVPKSVAEEIVAKAKG
- the rpsG gene encoding 30S ribosomal protein S7; this encodes MPRRREVAKRVILPDPKYGDRVVAKLINIIMLDGKKSTAEKALYGALEIAAGKAGDEPVKVLKKCLDNIKPMLEVKSRRVGGSTYQVPVEVRPERRMSLAMRWLVKYSNARSEKTVTDKLAGEILDAYNNRGSAVKKREDTHKMAEANRAFAHYRW
- the rpsL gene encoding 30S ribosomal protein S12 gives rise to the protein MPTINQLIRHGRESKGEKSTAPALRSCPQKRGVCTRVYTTTPKKPNSALRKVARVRLTNGVEVTSYIPGVGHNLQEHSVVLIRGGRVKDLPGVRYHIVRGTLDSVGVKGRMKSRSKYGAKRPK